The segment CAGCAGTGTGCCGGGCGTGCTGCAAACACCCCCGGCGCTGCGCGGCGGACGGGCTGCAGCGGTAGCCCTTGTGGCAAAGCAGATGGCCGCAGCCGGACAGGCTGTGCTGCCGGAGGCGCTGCTGCCGGATTATCACCGCCTGAGTCAGGCGGAGCGGGAGCGCGCAGAGCGCCTTGCGGCCGAAGCTGCGGCAAAGAAAGAAAAAGCTTGAGTTATAGTTTGCGTTACAAGAGAAAGGACGTTTTTCCATGGCAAGACCCATTGCACTGGCCGCTGACCACGGCGGATTTGAACTGAAGGAAGCTGTCAAGGCACATCTGAAGGAGCTGGGGCTGGAATACATCGATTTTGGCACCCACAGCACCGACAGCGTGGATTACCCCGACATGGCAGTGCCTGCCTGCGACGCCGTGGTGAACGGCCAGTGTGAAAAGGCACTGCTGTTCTGCGGCACCGGCGTGGGCATCAGCATGGCGGCAAACAAGATCAAGGGCATTCGTGCCTGCTGCTGCTCCGACAGCTTCAGCTGCGAGTATACCCGCCGCCACAACGACGCCAACGCCCTGTGCATGGGTGGCCGCGTCGTGGGTGCAGGCTTGGCCTGCCAGCTGGTGGATCTCTTCCTGAACACCGAGTTTGAGGGCGGCCGCCATCAGCGCCGCATCGACAAGCTGACCGCACTGGAGAACCGCTGATTCTCAGGTTTGACGATTGGAATGGCCTCCGTTTTACTCTGGCCATGAATCAAGGAAAAAATTTTTTTGATTTCGCGTTTGTCGCGGCCCCGACGCTTGTCAGGGCAAAGCCCTTCCATCTGCTATCGCAGATCGCTCGCCTGCTTGAAAGACCCACTGGGGCTTTCATTGCTGCGCAACCGCAGGGCCGCTCCAAACGCATTTTCACAAAAGGGGCCGTAATGGGCAGCTGCATAGAAATACTGCAGTGCAGATGCCGTTTTTCGTTACGACCCTTCTGATCATGGCGAAGCGCACGCAGAGCCGTTTCAGAGCGTGATCCCGTACCCGATAGAGTTATCTATTTAAAATAAGGAGCGTGTTTTTATGACCCCGATGATCGTTGAGCATCCGCTGCTGCAGCACAAGCTGAGCATTCTGCGCAACAAGCAGACCGGTACCAAGGAGTTCCGTGACCTCGTTGGCGAGATCGCGACCCTGCTGTGCTACGAAGCGACCCGTGACCTGCCTCTGGAAGAGGTGGAGATCGAGACGCCCATCACCATGGCAAAGACCAAGGTGCTGGCTGGCCGCAAGCTGGCTCTGGTGCCCATCCTGCGCGCAGGCATGGGTATGCTGGACGGTATGCTGACCCTGCTGCCCGCTGCAAAGGTGGGCTTCATCGGCCTGTACCGCAACGAGGAGACCCTGCAGCCCGTGGAGTACTTCTGCAAGCTGCCGCAGGACATTGCAGAGCGTGACGTTCTGGTTCTGGACCCGATGCTGGCCACCGGCGGCAGCGCCATCGATGCCATCACCCAGATCAAGAAGCATGGCGCAAAGCGCATCAAGTTCATCGGCCTGATCGCTGCTCCGGAAGGCATCAAGGCCCTGCACGAGGCACACCCTGATGTGGATATCTACCTCGGCGCAGAGGACGACCACCTGAACGAGAACGGCTACATCGTTCCCGGTCTGGGCGACGCCGGCGACCGTATCTACGGCACCAAGTAAAAAGCGCGTTTTATCGAAAAATGAAAAGATGCAGCTCACACGGGTGGGCTGCATCTTTTTTGTTGTGATAAAGGAAAACCCTCTCAGTCATCGCTGCGCGATGCCAGCTCCCCCGAAGGGGGAGCTTAGCGCTCTTACAGGAAGGCAACAAAAGCTCCCCCCTTCGGGGGAGCTGGCACCGAAGGTGACTGAGAGGGTTCTGCTCAGATCTCGGCCAGAATGGCGTCGCCCATGGCGGTGCAGCCAAGGCAGGTGCAGCCCTCGCTCATGTTGTCGGCGGTGCGCAGGCCCTTGTCCAGCACCTTGTTCACGGCGTTCTCGATGGCGTCGGCTTCCTCGGTCAGGCCGAAGGAGTAGCGCAGCATCATGGCGGCAGACAGGATGCAGGCGGTGGGGTTCACGATGTCTTTGCCCGCAATGTCCGGGGCGGAGCCGTGGATGGGCTCGTACAGGCCGCGGGTGCCGTCGCCCAGAGAAGAGGACGGGATCATGCCGATGGAGCCGGTGATCATGGAAGCCTCGTCCGACAGGATGTCGCCGAACATGTTCTCGGTGACGATGACATCGAACTGGGCAGGGTTCTTGACGATCTGCATGGCGCAGTTGTCCACGAACATCTCGCTGTATTCCACATCCGGGTACTCGGCCTGCAGGCGGTGCATCACACTGCGCCACAGGCGGCTGGTGTCCAGCACGTTGGCCTTGTCCACGCAGCACAGCTTTTTGCGGCGCTTGCGTGCGGTCTCGAAGCCGATGCGGCCGATGCGCTCGATCTCGTGCTCCGAGTAGGGCATGGAGTCGATGGCCTGCTTCTCGCCGCTGGCGAGGGTGTGGGTCTCGTGGTTGCCGAAGTATACGCCGCCGATCAGCTCACGCACGATGATGAAATCGATGCCCTGTGCCACGATCTCGGGCTTCAGGGGGCTGGCAGGAGCCAGCTGGGGCCAGATCTTGGCCGGGCGGTTGTTGGAGTACAGGCCCATGCCTGCACGCAGGCGCAGCAGGCCCTTCTCCGGGCGCTGCTCACCGGGCAGACCCTCCCACTTGGGGCCGCCCACGGCACCCAGCAGGACGCTGTCCGCAGCAAGGCACTTGTCCAGCTCGTGCTGGGGCAGCGGGTCACCGTACTTGTCAATGGCTTCGCCGCCCATGGCAGCGTCGGTGTAGTGGAAGGTGTGGCCGTACTTTTCGGCCACCTTGTCAAGCACGCGGATGGTCTGCTTGACGATCTCCGGGCTGGAGCAGTCGCCCCAGATGACAGCAATGTTTTTTTCCATTGGGAAACTCCTTCTATCGGTTTGAACCCTCTCAGTCAATGCCTGCGGCATTGCCAGCTCCCCCGAAGGGGGAGCTTTTCAGGCGGGTAAGATATTGTTCGTTGCTTATCCTGGAAGAAAATACATTCGGGAAGATGGCAAAAAGCTCGCCCTTT is part of the Faecalibacterium sp. HTF-F genome and harbors:
- the rpiB gene encoding ribose 5-phosphate isomerase B; the protein is MARPIALAADHGGFELKEAVKAHLKELGLEYIDFGTHSTDSVDYPDMAVPACDAVVNGQCEKALLFCGTGVGISMAANKIKGIRACCCSDSFSCEYTRRHNDANALCMGGRVVGAGLACQLVDLFLNTEFEGGRHQRRIDKLTALENR
- the upp gene encoding uracil phosphoribosyltransferase — protein: MTPMIVEHPLLQHKLSILRNKQTGTKEFRDLVGEIATLLCYEATRDLPLEEVEIETPITMAKTKVLAGRKLALVPILRAGMGMLDGMLTLLPAAKVGFIGLYRNEETLQPVEYFCKLPQDIAERDVLVLDPMLATGGSAIDAITQIKKHGAKRIKFIGLIAAPEGIKALHEAHPDVDIYLGAEDDHLNENGYIVPGLGDAGDRIYGTK
- the leuB gene encoding 3-isopropylmalate dehydrogenase, coding for MEKNIAVIWGDCSSPEIVKQTIRVLDKVAEKYGHTFHYTDAAMGGEAIDKYGDPLPQHELDKCLAADSVLLGAVGGPKWEGLPGEQRPEKGLLRLRAGMGLYSNNRPAKIWPQLAPASPLKPEIVAQGIDFIIVRELIGGVYFGNHETHTLASGEKQAIDSMPYSEHEIERIGRIGFETARKRRKKLCCVDKANVLDTSRLWRSVMHRLQAEYPDVEYSEMFVDNCAMQIVKNPAQFDVIVTENMFGDILSDEASMITGSIGMIPSSSLGDGTRGLYEPIHGSAPDIAGKDIVNPTACILSAAMMLRYSFGLTEEADAIENAVNKVLDKGLRTADNMSEGCTCLGCTAMGDAILAEI